Genomic DNA from Electrophorus electricus isolate fEleEle1 chromosome 23, fEleEle1.pri, whole genome shotgun sequence:
CCATTCAACATGTAGTGTCCAGGAGGGCAGGGCACACAGGCTGAAGCTGTGTTGGAGGAGCCTAGTGCGCACTGTCGACACTGAGAGGCCACCCCACCTTTCACATTAGTTATGTGAATGGAGTAGATCTTAGCAAAATCAGAGCTGAACTGTCTCTCCTGggcagaaaacaaacagatgcaaagcagataaacaaatacaagAAAGAGAAATCCCTACGACAGCACACATAAGATAAGGTaccgtgagtgagtgagaaacgTACAGTGGTGTAGGCCTCAGTGCGCTGAAAGGCCCAGGTAAAGCTGACGGTGCGATTGCTTTTGATAAGGTAGGAGTAGGACTGCTTCCCTACAGTGCCCTTCCAACTCTCCACCACACCATTGTTCCGCTCATTCAAGCCCTGTGAACAAATACACCAACAGCACTTCCCGCGGCCCAAGTATTTCTATACACACTGGTCAGTGAGATAAGAGGCTGTAAAGGTGAGAAATTGTTTGGATTTCAAAAATAAGTTGGACAAGTATTAGTCATGCAAAGGTAAGAAAAGTATGTAAGAATAACAAAGTTTTTTGGGGAGTATTTTGTTAAAGACCAGGCTAGTTAACTTGTGTCACTTTGACAAAAATGTCATGAAGTGCTTACTGTCATGAAGTACAGTCGGCAGTCAGCTGAGCACTTGGTCTCAAAGACAAATGTGATTTTAGAGAGTTCTGCTCTCTCATTATCTTTAACCCGAGAGTATGGCAAGCTGAGAAAGGGAAAGATACGACTTAATTGGCAAGTTTCCTTCAAACTTTAATTagtatttcatttcaaaatagAATCAAATAAAAAGAGTTcaaaaataaatccataacATCCATACAGTTTATAAAAGTGGttgatgcatgtttgtttgatgAGTGTAAAATGTAGATAGTTGTTTATCTCTGCGCTTGCTTACCTATAACCAGGTACAGTCAGTGTTAGCATCATGTAGTCCGAGTCCATATCTCCTGGTGTGGTATAAATGTACTCCCCTGCTACCTCCCATCCTGTCACAAAAAGATCACCTCACTAATATGACTGAAGtactgttaaaaatgtataaaattacTGCATCTCCAGAACTGAGATCATGCATGTACTCTTTAATAGCAGGTTTTCTTGACAGAGTAGATTCCTTCTATTGTATAATTCAGATTTTAGATTCTGTATTCAAAACGGTTTAGGAGTAACGAATTTATCGGGTTTAGACAAACAGAGGCGGAGTCGAACACAGTATAACGGATGCAATTTAATAGAGAACAAAGATGTAGTCAAGAAATAGGCAAAAGGTAATCTGCAGAGAGCATACGATACAGGCAAAAAAAGTAATCCAAAGATACAGGCAGGGATCCCAAAACACCAGGAGAAAcatacaacaataaacaatggTTCAGAAATGTCAGTCAGGTAGACAAGACTTTGCAAGTCTTGATAGAGTGATAGAACACTGATAGAACAGATAAGGACTAACAAGACACAGGCGATTAAAATAACATGCAGAGATACTAACAAGGGGGTGGAatcaaaagaaaccaaaacaaggaagcacaaataaacaaaattaggaagtaaacaaaacagGTAGCATCACTGTGGGAACCTTAACGCCAGGGAGTGGCGAACAGGACAGGATTCATTTGATATTTTCCATACTCTAATTCACCTAattcataattattataaatgaatgACTTCTACTGTTTAATCTCCATCAGACTACTATTACAAGGTCAGTGGTATGACAGGAAGGGTGACCGAATTGCAGAGAACAGGTGTTGGGTCCAGATGAGCACCATAAGGTTGTGTTTACctgtgctcctctgtgtgtCACTGTACTCTCGGCTGTAGACGGAACTCCTCATGTTGCTAGGCATCCTGTTCCACCACTTATACTCAAAACCTACAACTGGCTCCATTCCGACAGGACACTCTGAGCATGCTGTAAACATAACATTCAGGttaatgaatgtgtgtctgtgtgtgtgtgtgtgtgtgtgtgtgtgtgtgtgtgtgtgtgtgagagagagaactattatacAATCTGAAATGAATGCATGGCTGAAAACAATGACCACAATCGAAACAAAGTCACAGGGCCAGTGCTACACACTGTAGTGTTTCCCCATATCCATCACCTCTGGTTAACTTCCGCAATTATCAAGCACTTTATGAAATGGAATCAGTTATGTTCAACCAGGTAAAGCAACACATTTGAATTGTGCACCCCTCATTTAAGGTGATGATTCACATTTATGGCTCTATCAGTCAAAATGATGTAATATTAACATGACTTAATGCCCATTCATGTTACATCAATGAGGTAGTAAATTATAAATGATGCGAAAGAAGTGATGTGGTTTGCTTGGTCTTGCACTGTGTGCACACTGCACCTATCCCATTAGAATAGAAACCCTGGGGACAGGGGAGGCAGGCTGAGGAGTTGCTGGAGAAGAACCCGGGGTTGCAGGGGGGGCAGGCTTGCATCTCCCCCGAGATGGGGAGAGTCACTGCTCCCACTGCACTCTCACTGCAGATCTTTGGCTCAATCCATTTATACATCAGCTGCGTCTATGTAGAAGCACAGAGGGATCCAAGGTACTGGGTCTAGTCAATGTCTTGTATAGCCAAGCTCCAATAACCAAATAACAGAAAGACTATAGAAAACAAAGCATCTAAAATACACACTGGAATCTGctaacaaaatatatacaatttcTCAATCACCCATGCTTAATTTGGTACAAAATATTAGGCACTGAAGTAAATGCTAAAATGAATACGTTTTGGACTTCAACTCATGTATGTCTGGATATAAAGTGTGCATTTAATCGGCTGTCACAGGGACCAGTCCTTTCTCGTATGGTTAGAGTTCCAAAGTACCTGTCCTCTGGAGTCACAGGGGGTATGAGTATAGAAGTAGTCACTAGCTGTGCATGGAGGCCTCTGTTTACACATTCCCGATCCGATCCCTAGATTGCCACAGCCACAAAGGAAAAAGCCAACAGCATTGGGGAAACAATAACCCACACATTTAGATCAGGTGATAATGCACAACACTCTAATTAGCCAATCCAAAAGGTTCTACTATACAactcattttaataaacattacacCAATGAGATTACTTGCAAATGTTTTATCTCAGCTATGCAGATATAACAGTCATGAGAGCTATAATAAATCCTGATCGAGTCTCCTTCAGGAAGTGGCAAAAGCAATTTTCTTTCTAGCCAAAAGATATCAACATGTAGCAATACACCAGGTACACAAACATGACATAAAAGAGAAACATACCAGAATATTTATCTTTCAAACACTGCTGGCAGGCAGTGGCTCCCTTGTTGGAGTAGGTGTCCACTGGGCAGGGAAGGCAGCGGGCAGCGCCAGCTTCAGCACTGTATGTGCCAGGCTTACAGTGGAAACACTCAGACGTGTACGCAACCCCTGTGGGGAGTGTTTCCCGAGAGATAATAAGTTATAAATATGATTTGGTGAAATGACAGTTACTACAAAAATTCTTGATCACTTGGGCATAATGAGTTGTTTTCACAGGcttaatacacactcactgtacaGGCATTACATAGCTAATCATTTTTCAAAACAGTGGCTTAATTTATGAGCAGTTAGAAGCCTAGATAACCTAGATAACAACAAACTTAGTAACCTATCTATCCATTAAGTTAGGTATTAGCCAGAAGTTCCACTGTGCACTGTACAACTCTTACAATTGTAATTGCACCGTTACTATAATGACAGTGGCACAAACTAGTACTAAGAATACAAACCAGAGATAGCAATGTTCTTTAACAGCACTGGCTTCACAGCATTACTGGACAGAGAGAATCCAGTGGTTCTCCAGTATACAACATTGTTCCCTCGATTCAGCTGCACCTGGTTagagaacaaaaaacacaatcaacATCAAATCTTGAAAGCTCAGGTATAAATTTGTTATAGCACAGTTAATTCTACTATATTGGACATCATATAAGTGGTAATAAACCTAAAAAACACCCTGAGAtggcatgaagaagaaaccttgagaggagccAAACCAAAAGGGCAACATGGCCTTCTACGGGTGACACGGATTATGGATATTGCAGCTCCACAAATGCaaccaaaaacacactaacaaacacagcaaaaacaaaaatgtgtgcgcatgtccgtgcacacacacacacacacacacacacacacacacatacttacatagTGAGCATCCCAGTCATTCTCTGAACTCTTCATCCATCGACTTTGGGAGTCAGTAGACTGACACTGGTCATTCTGAACCTGACCACAACACATAGAGGGGGTATGGATAAGAAGAGTGGCCTTTTCAGGGCATTATAAACATtaacttttattaaaaacataatagcaacattaaaacattgaCCTTTATTGTGTGTGACCCAATGTGTTTTCTTctgacattacattttaaaaatagctgCTCTATTATTGCATAGCAATCAAAATGATCTTTAGTAGTCACTGAAACATGCAATATGAAACATAGCCAGAGTAACAGAGTATATAATAGAGCTATAACAGAGTATTATCACAGAGATAATGAGATAATACTCTGTTGATCCACTGGCATACAAAGGTCaacaatatttttatgttcACTGGGCTGTTAAGATACCATAATACTCACATAGAATTCAAACAAGATGTTGCTATCAGGGTAGAAGTACTGGAAGGAGACTGAGCCAGGCTGCTTTAAACTCACAGCATATGACAGTGTGGAAATGCACTCATCTGTGTTAGAGGCTATGTAGTCCCCCTTAGGGGACCAAGTTGAACTGGAGAAGgtgaaaagacacacacatacaccacaatATAAAGCACTGTATTACTGCAATCTAGTGGTAACCATGGGAATTGGAAATATAATTAGAAATAGAATAAAACTTAGCATCTGTGACTGCAATGGAGCAATGTGTAATAGCAGCCATTACACACTGCAAGGCAAATATGTGCCATTAAGATGTTTCTGATGACTAAATCCGACAGCACTTAACCCACTGTTTCACAGTTACTCACTTGGTGCAGTCTGTGGAGAGGTCACCTGCATCCATACTGGCACCGTGGCTGAGGAACCCAGTAGGCAGAGTGTCCCAATCGTCAAAAGCCACGCCTGTGCCCAGAGAGTAGGTTCCTGCTGTGCACTTTTGACACTCCTGAGACTTCATGTCTAGGTACTCGCCTTCCTTACAGGTAAATGCTGTCAACAGGGAAGAGCCCAGCAGTTAGAGTGAAGCTCCTCAGGGTTCTTTTTAAGCTCAGTCAACTGATGTTGCATGATGTAGGTTTTTAAATGGCTGAAGGATCATGTCAAATCTCGTTACTCACTGCAGTGAGTTCCTTTAACTGGGTCTGGTAGGCCAGTGCATGTATCAGGCTTGTTGGGTATTGCCACTCTCCATCGTGACCCCAGCACATCACAGTCCGTGTACTCGAAGTGGTAATCTGACTAAGTTCataacaaacatatacacatgcacagatgagttccattaaataataatgaaaaaagtgcATAATGGTTTACAAGATAAACCTTGTCTACCTAAAAGTAAACAAGGAGGTTACATTAAAGTATTATGTGAAACTCACTTGACCTACAGCTGAAAATCTCTGAAATGTTCACCAATTTTGAGCAGGCTGTAAAGGCTTCAATCTTTTGGTGCCACTTTAGATTTGAATCTTGTACTGGACTAAAATAACCACTCCAAGAGTTCACTGAAGACTAATGATGTAAGTGTGCCCAAAATACCAGTTTACTACAACTCAGTAAAGTTGTCATCCAAGATCCATTGCACATCAAACTGATAGCTCATGTCATATCAATATGGTATAACTCTGAATAGTGACAATGAGTGAATGCAGAAAAGTTTACCAATATTGTCACATATATTTGATGCTACTCATTGGTGTAGAGTTACTACGTGGCTAAACCAAGGATTGTGACACTTCAATACATCATTACATGCTTAATGTTTGCATGAATAAAGTCAAACCCCTTTTTAAATAGAGGGTcagataaatatttacacaggcATCTGCCACACCCACTGACAGTTAACTTCATCTACAATGTCTATAATTCCTAGTCCTAACAAACTGCTTTTGCTTTGACAGGAATTATTTCCTTACCATGATGGTGGGAAAAAAGATGATGAAGCAAGTTCTTGAACAAACTCACTATTCTATCCTTGTAATCCATCACTGACTGAAGTTACTCAAAGGCTGgcaaacataattaaaaaagtTACTTAGCTAGAAACCTAAAATTTGTGATGTTTGGACAGGGGATTGTAGGATGCCCCCTGTTGAGCATTATTCAGGACATTTATGCAGTGCTTACTCTAGAAAGTGTAGAACAAACATGCAACAAACCAAATCAACATGCAACAATCCAAAATCAGACAGAAAGCCACCTGAAGTGAGATTAGAGCACAATTTGGCTAAGTACATGCAAACCCCCTACACATGTGCCAGAGCTTGATTAATAGTTAACCAAAGAGAAAGGGCCAGGACAAACGATTCTCCCTTCAAAGTGTTTTCTATTAGTGCAACTACATTAGCTCTATGCATaaataaaagaggaagaaaaagcctacagaaaaaaaaggcataaGAAGTGAGTTAGCAATTAGTTGTATCAAATTTGTAAGTGGCACTCATCTTAATAACAATAATCCACATTACTATGATGAAACCAAGGCAACAGGACAAAGTGTCCTATGTTTCTATGGTGTCTCTCAATAGGTGCACTATCAGCTGTATCACATCCACTCAGAAACCTAAGATGCCCAAACTGACATATCTCTTGGATCAAATTCAAGGTCTTCTAATCTTCCAAGGGATTACAAGATTAATAATGTTCTTCCTTAACTTAATTTCAGTGTTCTGAACAGCATTCTGGTATGGCTGGCAATTAATTTCACTGCATTTGCACTCTTAAATGTAGTGTCAGTGTTTAAAAGCAAATTCAACACCCCACTGAATAACAATACAAGATTCTATAAGCTTAATGTTGtgataaaacatatataaaatatatttattaaatcttGTGATGTTCTTTACTAAAAAACCTCagatatatagtatatatatagtgactaTATAGTGCAGATATATAGTCAAATTGTGCCTGTTTCCCAACGAGCCTTAACACCAGATGTCAGTTTCACACAGGTATCAGCGGAGACCAATATTCTTATCAGCCTGTGATAAGATGCTAATGTTGTTGGCTGCACTGAACTCAGTCATGGCTTTTCATAATGGAGAGCTATATGCACGGCAAGCAAATACCAATCAGTCCCAAGCTTAGCATTTCTtggagttttcttttttttttttatgcatacatatatttgCTTGAAAGTCCAATGTACACTGAAAATTGGTGTGGAGACATTATCAATACCAAGAGAAAAATCAATTACCACACCAAGTCTGTTATTGATCTCTCACACTGTTCAATAATTTGGCCCACTTAAGCAAATGTGCTTCACTCCACCTGAcagtttgttttatataaaattccCCATGCTTTTAATTGCCCCGTTGTAACGCAATAACATCTTACATGTAATCATATGATCAAGTCTAAGTAAAAATTATGGGTGAAATGACTTCAGCATGTGAACATGAGAACATGagtaaaataacaaacatggcccagttcacacacactgcaagcaATTATACCCACAAACACTGTTATACATTTAAAGACATGTACATGCAGTTATGCAGACAATAAATCCTTTCATATACTTTAAATGCAGTCTAGTTTTAGTATAGCAGGTATAGTATTTATATACAATTTATAATCATAGTTGGAAACTATCCCATGAACATGTCATGAACTCTATGTTCCTGTATGCCACATCAAGTACTTCaagatattttaaatgatttaaaagtgAGTTTCAGAGCAAaactgtttcatttaaaaagaaagtccAGGTGTATGCACAGACTAACTCTTAGTTTTCAGTACAATTtcataaagagaaaacagaagagtACAAGCATTGTGGTAGGCCATTTTATATGGAAATCAGTAATACTCTGGAAATAAAGCGGCAGTGGTAAATGTACTTTTCTCTTCATACCGAGGTCTGCAGCAACAGCGGGTTGTCATTCAATAATGTATGCAATTATGAAACACGAAAGCAGCATGCTGAATATACAGTAGTTCCAGCTGTTCGTAAAGGTCAGTGAAACAAGACCTACGATTTACATTAACTATAAGAACATAACGAACACTCGTAATTCGTGCTTGAAACAAACAGGACAGCTgccttgaaaataaaacattacaaaacggtttaattttttttttttttttttggtaccaGATTTCTACACCAAGATTTTTACAATTATGAATCGGTCTTACCTCTTTACAGCTGGGCAATTCCACTGACTCTAGAACGTCTAATACTATGAATcctaaaattaaactgaaagcGGATAAAGCTCCGTTGGCAAAAACTGTAAGAGGTAAATATTTTGATAACATGCTTGAATAATATGTTATATAAAAACTcgtaaaaaaagagaaaacctaTCCCATCCGTCCTATCCGGATGACAGCTGGTACTTCAACTTCGGTGTAACCTGTGCCGCGCTTTATTTGCGTGTTGAGCGCGTGACTCCGTCAGCGCTCCCACTGGTTGCTTCTGGGTATAGTGTGaattattttgaacatttcGAAATATAAAACCTCGGTTAGGTACTTTAACGGGGCGCTAAATGGTTTTAAAGTTTAACCTAAAAGCATTTAAGTATTAGACGAGCTACATATACATAGTGACCAATAGCGCAGTAGAAATATTTCTGAATAGCAGAAGCTACATTAATGTATTAACGGTTCCTGGTGTTATCAATACtagtaataataacattattctTGGGGtgtcagaataaaataaatgtacatgcaaGCAAAAATGCCATCCACAGTAACTACACAAACTGGAGATATTAGTAATGTCCAGATGGAGTGAGAGTGTTAATTCATTTTCAGATGAAGAGCGTTCTACAAACTATAAGAGATCAGCTGGGTCTATATGTACACCAAATATTTCTGTATCATTATATTAGTAAAAGCCATGTAACCATATACTACTGATAACATGGTTGCCAGTCTAAGTATGCCTTGTGCCCTAAAATGTTGTGGTTTGATACAGTTAAAGGTTCTAATG
This window encodes:
- the elapor1 gene encoding endosome/lysosome-associated apoptosis and autophagy regulator 1, yielding MLSKYLPLTVFANGALSAFSLILGFIVLDVLESVELPSCKESDYHFEYTDCDVLGSRWRVAIPNKPDTCTGLPDPVKGTHCTFTCKEGEYLDMKSQECQKCTAGTYSLGTGVAFDDWDTLPTGFLSHGASMDAGDLSTDCTNSTWSPKGDYIASNTDECISTLSYAVSLKQPGSVSFQYFYPDSNILFEFYVQNDQCQSTDSQSRWMKSSENDWDAHYVQLNRGNNVVYWRTTGFSLSSNAVKPVLLKNIAISGVAYTSECFHCKPGTYSAEAGAARCLPCPVDTYSNKGATACQQCLKDKYSGIGSGMCKQRPPCTASDYFYTHTPCDSRGQTQLMYKWIEPKICSESAVGAVTLPISGEMQACPPCNPGFFSSNSSACLPCPQGFYSNGIACSECPVGMEPVVGFEYKWWNRMPSNMRSSVYSREYSDTQRSTGWEVAGEYIYTTPGDMDSDYMMLTLTVPGYSLPYSRVKDNERAELSKITFVFETKCSADCRLYFMTGLNERNNGVVESWKGTVGKQSYSYLIKSNRTVSFTWAFQRTEAYTTERQFSSDFAKIYSIHITNVKGGVASQCRQCALGSSNTASACVPCPPGHYMLNGTGVCKSCPPNTFVRPEQPLGEEACVQCGPNTNSNKARTSCVNDCTLAVLYKGESLRYDFSPLANVTHFQSSPRFTSKGLRYVHQFSVGLCGTEGRALASCVDNVTDSRKQVNGYVCQSTIVPSEIRGQSVVSSQPFSIGSTLIGVSTDSTLDHISSSENYFPAELKLPEVIFYYQAPETTQVCKYGRSTSIRLRCDPTVMALDQISLPSNCSEGTCDGCSFHFLWRSQYACPLCSERNYQKIVTYCNNGIQRTTYVWQQPLQCTGGVTLPAPQVSACVTMDFWLKFGVSVGTVAALLLVTISCYFWKRTRKLQYKYSKLMMNVGDKDCDLPAADSCAIMEGEDAEDDLIYLTKKSFFTKIKSFSRERTSDGFDSVPLKTSSGQEMEMN